CATAAGGGAAACTACCAATAAGCTCCAAGGAAAGACTTTCAAGGAAATCTCAAAATgggtatcatttttttttttccaaaagcttcgattaatccttttttttatttttttttaacaagtagaAACTTCTATTAACCCTCTATCCTTTCAGCAGCTATTTATTTCTTAAGTTTCTATTTCATCTCAGAAAACCAATCTAAATAGGAAAAAACTATGGAAAGGCAGACACTACAGCGAAAGGGCAACAAAGACAACATAAGATGGCATTGATGAAATATATGTTCCTCATCTTAATCTCATTTTCTGTAACAATCTCGATTGATTATCATTGGCTACATTCGATAACTATTTATTTCatagaaataaaaagtttttcttactttttgtttatttattatgttttacttgTGAGTGGCCCACAAgggaaaagaggaagaaaggcaAGAGGGTGGAACAAGTGACCTCTGCCTCATGAGGATGGTTCCCCAGCCCACAAAGTTTCATCCCTCTTAAGGTAATAGCTACTATTAGAATGTTCTTCTGGGTTTATCATCGCCCCCTTTCAGCATGCATTGGGTATCAGCTGTCCTAGTGTAATTTGGCTCAAGAATTACTAATGTTATTCTTGTCTTAAGAGAATTTTTTCCAACCTAATAATCCAAAGTTAAATAGAGCcattaaaatgaaagagaaaaattagtGTAAATAATTTACTTGGGGATGGATGCAATGGCCTTAACATAGAAAATTGAACAGAGAAATGAGGCAAGAAGATAACTGATCGATTGCACATTCTCGATGTCAACAGAATGAAAACTGATCCCTGGAAATTATATGGGGCTTGCAGCCATATGGAGTGCGAATAAACAATGTGAGCACAGCACAAAAGTATCTAAACAGGCATTTCATGGAAAAAGATAATAACagaataaacaaaagaaaagggatTTCATAAACATTACTCTGGAGCATGGTAACCAAAGGTTCCCAAAACTCGTGTAGAATGGAGACGAGCAGCCATGTCTGGAGCCTGATTCGAGAGGTTAAAATCTGCGATCTTGGCTTTGAAGTCTTCAAAGAGAAGCACATTGCTAGATCTTATATCTCTGTGTATTATGAAGGGTTGAAGCTTCTCATGTAAATATTCCAATCCCCTAGCTGCATCAACTGCAATTCTAACACGCTGCATCCAGTCAAGTGTTGGACCTGGTTGTGCCCCTTGAACTCCCTTCCTACCtatgattttttatacaaaacacATCAATATCTTTTCTGGGGAGTCTATATTGTAGGTTTGAAATAAGTTAGTGTGGCTTTGCATACCATGCAATATGTCATGTAAAGATCCCATGGTTGCAAACTCATACGCAAGCACACGGAGGTTTCCCTCTACATAGTAACCAAGCAGCTCAACAAGATTTTCATGCTTCAATCTCGAGACCCTAGAAACCTAATATAAAGAATACCAAGGCAGTCAAATATGTCAACAAACTAAAGCAAAGtcatatatcaaattaaatttcaatatGAACGTAGATATGATACTGAATCTATATTTACTTGAAGTTCAGGTCACACCTGTGATAGAAACTCAGTATTTGACTCAGGTTCAGATGAAACATCAAGCTTTTTCACCGCAACAGCTTTCCCATTACTTAAGTTCGCATAATAAACTCTTCCATAGGATCCTTCACCAATCAAAGCCTTCGATCCAAAATTATCAGTATTTTCTTTCAGTTCATCCAGAGACAAAGCAGGCACTTCAATAGGCGGTGGTGGCTTTTGTACTTCAGATTTAACAGGAGGTGACACCTTAGCACCTCTTTGGGGCCCTAAagtgcaaaagaaaagaaaaaggaaagaaatacaAGCAATGCTTAAGAATTCAATAATGCAAAATCAATTGCTGAATTGCCAAAATAGAGAGCAGGCATGCCAAAGACCAGAAATCATCATAGATTACTAGATGCAATTATATCCAACAATCCTTATAAATTCATAATAATGCATATCTACATTAAagatagaagaataaaaataagtcAAAAGTCAGacgaaaaaaaaagacattgaaATCTACACGCTTCTATATGATGTAAACACCCTCTCTGATAAATTGGTTGAACAATTGTTAGCAGTTTTGATTAGCCATGTACAgataagaagatattttatccTGACTGGGAAGAGGTTAGTACCAGCTCAGGAATAATTCCTTGCTAAGAGTTATGGGAACAGTTCGACTAAAGTAGAAAAGTGATAACGTAAAAGTAGCATGGCAAGTATGTCAATCAAATAACGCATAAGCTTCATGAAGCTGGTGATTACAACAGTGACAAGAAATTGTGAAAAAGTCAATATTGAGTACACAAGTATGAACTGCATTCCAACCAGGATTAAAAAAATTcgacaaatattataaaactagaTCTAGCCTGTTCTTAATCatgaataaagaaagagattAACTTTGCATGGGTCGGGGGACAGATCGAAACAAGTACATGCTCCTAGACACAGGTCTAGGCTAGACCCGGTTTCAGGCCGAGGTGGGAATCCATCGGTGTAGAGTGGAATATCTTAAGGCGATATCAAGTACAAACTGACTGGCCCCTACAAGTACTTATGAAACCTTCTCAATCCTAAGGcctggtttgctttcaagactaaaatccaaaattttaaaaacctctcatctcattattacaactttcccaaattctcacacaaaataaaataaacaattcaactttttcaaatcccaaaacaaaaataatattaaaaaatatattctaacaatattttattcaactttttaactttaatctcaactcatcttatctctgaaaacaaatgaaGCCTAAGTCTCACTCACTCAGATCCCTACTCCGGCCTGGTATGGGAGAATAGGACAAGAGAAGAACACTGAACCAACGTCAACGGGTATGCATGCATATCAGATCCAATGAAAATGAATGCAGTACAGCAAGGTTGGCCAGGAGGGAGAGGAGGCCCTACAGACAACAGGCCGCGCTAAATGCAATGAGGAATAGAGATCACTTTCGCAACTACATAGGTTGAATTCCATACCGTCCTATCTAAAATTGACTAAGCATCGGACGGATGGGGCCGAGCTAGGAATGCATAGTGCTTGCAAGTCGGGAGCCGTGACAAGGCGAGTTTTAGATGCTTGGACTTTACCTATTGATCTCCATAAAGCATCTTTGGCCGGTAAGTGCTCATTCCTTCTCAGTCACGGGAAGAAGAAATTGCATGCATAGGTGGGATCGAATCcaaccaagaaaaatatttttttcttatttcccAATCCCAAGTGTTATATACAATTCAATGACCCACTTAGCATGAAGTTCACGAACACAAGGTTATTGAACATTATTAATTCTTCTTCTACATAAGAccaaattactatataattactCAATGAGATATCAATATTCTGGGCTTCCAATGCTTACTTTAAGCTAGAATAGAAAACCTAACTACAAATGTTACAGCACTTTTAACCTTCTATTACCATTTTCTTATAAGTACTACTAACCTTCTACTACCacaacctatcaaaaaaaaaatatttgttttcgtTTTCCATGGTGCAAATTTGCAGAAGCATAGAGTGAGAATCAAGCTAACATACCACCATCTGTATGATTCCCTGGGCTTTTCAGGCGCTCATTTTCATTTGAGGGGTATGACTCTTCTTCTTGATAAGTACAACAGAGCCACCGACGCATCCTGGATTTCTTATTCATATAGTGTTCAGAACAAGTATCCTCCAGATGAACAAAGTAACCAGGAGGAGGAGCATGTGCCTGCATTGTTACACCATCAAGGTCAGTCGTAAAGATAGGCGAGGCCTTGGATAGAGTATCTGCTATCAACCAACAGATAATTTAAACctcaaaaggaaaaacaattaGGAAAATGATCCAGAAAACATGGTTATCTTCCGAGAATGCAAAAAGCATTCAAACGATAAAATAACCAGCTACCTTAAAGCCTCCACAGCCTACGGGCTACCTTCTTACCTAACattcaaaatcatttcaaaaatcCACCTTTATTGccataagaaaaattctattcatcatcctcacacaccacacttatttttattttttctcttaccaaatgcgTGCTctatagatgataagtagaaaaattcaattaatttaagaagaataaaaccaaaaagattttcaaaaaaaataaaaaaatgtggtgtatGGAGATGATTAGTAGCAAATCTCATTGCATAAACATTCACTTTGAACCACCTTCCagtgctaaaaaaataattaacttaaactaatatataagtaaatccAAAATTCAACCCGCCAAAAATattaggataaaaaaaataaaaaaaataaaaaaaaatgaacaaaatccAGTAAAATGGCGTCAAAAGAGTCACCAAAGCATTAGAGCAAAGAATGTTTTGGGGTATCACATACTACTTTTAAACGTACTATGAGagagtaatgaaataattttctttatcaaGAATCCAAGagatttaggattttttttttcaatttcttgtttTAGGAAAAACCTGGGAGTTATCTAAATTGCCAAAAAATATGACCAACTACAATTTTGCTTGTTttcacatatgagatgagataaaattgaagttaaaagttgaataaaatattgttaaaatatatttttttaatattatttttattttaagatttgaaaaagttaaaatatttattttattttgtgttagaatttgaaaaagtttaaataaTTCTACGAGATGATTTGAaaagaattgtgaaaacaaactaacGCTAAAAAAAATGCAACCCAAAAGACAACAAAGGAGAAGAATTCACAGCGCGAATACCGTATCCATGAAAAATCGTACAACGTAAAATAgcattttaaaattctatatattccAGAGAAAAACCCCAAGAAATGACAAGAACCCATTAATCCTTACCACTAAACCACGCCGACGAAAATCTAAGCCCTCCATAAAGAAAACCCACAGacaagtttcaaatttttacaactgaaccaaaaagaaaaacacaatccAGAAACAAACGGATCTACACttgataattataaagaaaaaagaaccaaagaatacaagaaaaggaaaacgtTACAATCGAAAAGAAATGCCACccgaaagagaaaaaaggaagtTGATTGAATTGTGGGGTTGTGGAAATGAAAGAGAAGGGAAAGAGTCATATAAGGCAGAGGAAGAGACAGATTGGAAAAGTCCAAGATTAGGCAAGACTTAGCCTATAGATCGGAACCGAAACTACACGATTAGGTGCAACGGAAAAGAAACTGGATCGGAGAGAGAGTTAAAAAAggaacgagaaaaaaaaatagtaataccTTTCAAATAATGTCACCCTATAACTTCGTTTGTCTTGCTATCGCTCTTAAATCTCCAGCTAGGAGATGCCTTCAGTACTTGTAAGTAAATACAGGGAGGTTTTGGTATTGCTTTGCTTTGGGGCGGGGGAGTCCAGACTTGAGAAACGGACGGGAAGGGAGAGGACAGAGAGGCAACGCGGGGATAGGTcacagagagagatagagagtaaTCACAGCTTTggttttctttatatatagataagggcaaacacgtgcattgcacgtgtgtcccataaatatgaaaaatatttttaaaaataagaattttctttaaaaatatgtaataataaaaaatagattaatatatatatataattatgaaatgtaatagttttacttatattttaagattttcttattgatcataaaaaaatatcatatatattatctgaAGAATATCCATGATTGCATATCCAAAAGGAACTATTAGAGTTGATGTACTATCATCATATGTTTCTAAATAAACTCGATAtctaataatagtaaatatattattatttattgatattaacaattaacatattcaaattataatgtaaaaattttgaaatctagaatatgaaaaaaaatgtttaccttAATTGTGAagtctctatttttttacaactatAGCATAAaacaatctcatttttttcatatttagttgttttgttacaatttttaaatgacatgtaataaaatggttgatgtaataaattttaagtatatgcacaatctaaaatctaaaactcaAATACAggatttatcaaaatattgttCTCAAAAAGTAAATACGATAAAATATCTTAAGTTTTGGGTTTCACTCTTTTCTCTAGATtccaatttttatctaattgtGACGACGTTTGAAATCCTTTATATCGTCAAGTATCTCTGTGATAGCTTGGTCAATTGTCTCAAGGCATTCCAAGATGGAGGGCTCGGGCAAGCTTATAATCATTTTAGGCACAATCATTTTTGGAGAAGTTACTGTCATTTTACAATTTTCCGTTAGGATTTTCTAATCTTGTTACAACTTTTACCATTTAGGATTgagaatagtagtgaaaatcactacaatgagatttcgagaaatcttaataaataaacaaacaacattCCATAGATATCATAGGCATATAAAAGTTCACACAAATAAATGTATAGACATGTATGCATGACATAAAACTTTGAGTGTATGCATCATGaacttttcttataaaaatattatttctcatcttatttttaaaccacttttttttctatttttctttttgcaactaTAAATGGacagatttttgtttatatttttagaatttttttattgtttacaatacatattataCACATGATCTACATAatgtttataactataatacgACGACTTATAAGAACCAAGTCACAACTTTAAGATGTATACGGCCGACATCGTGTTTTGAAGACATCGTGTTTTAGATATGAAtggtgttatttatttattttccctaTAGATCGACAAATCCTCAGATCCAAGTcgatcttcatttttttctgatatattttttttctttaattttttttcttcctacaGATCTGACTcgatctatattttttttaagttgggttttttctaatttttttcctgtATAAATCTGGACAgatcttcatatatttgaaaagatCGTGTTCATATCTCATtggtgttctttttttttttagtttttccttcATCTGTATTcgcttttattttctttgttctttcacattttttttgttattttttccttcGATCGTGCATTTGTAAGGAAATGGTTGTTCATTTCTTACAGATATGAGTTAATGTATAATTTTTCTGAAGTGGGTTTATTTCTGAacacatcatatatttatattttcgtGTTCATCTGTAATTTTTGTcgcttttgttttttctgttctttgaagttttttttgttgtttgttccTTACATCCTGCATGTGTAGGTAAATGAACAAATGTTATTCATTTCCTACATATCTGTGCAGATGTACAATTTTTTCTGAAGTGGGTTTATTTCtgaacatgaaaaatgctagaaAGCACGACGCCCATTAGACACGAAACACACACCCTCCATGTCATCAATAATAAAATGTCCATTTTACCCTTACTTAATTGAATCATTTGCTTTCGTTTTGCACCACCAGAGACTACCTGATTTCTGTGCATTTCATTCTTTCTCCATGGCTGAACGCAGCGCAATACTAGGTGTGAGAAGGAGCTGAAACTAGCTTGACAGAAACCGTTCTAAAACCCTTACAATTGGACTATATATGTAGAAGATGCTCCACAAATGACAAGATGTCTGAAATAAATTCTTGTGAAAAAATTCCAGTTCAACCCAAAACGATATCCTTCTAGAATCTCCCCAAGTTTCCCACTTATGCTAGttaattgttttgattttattattattatttttttttttggcaagagTCTGGAAGCATGGTGCCTTTTCAACTCATGCGAGACCTAACTCCTATCAGGCTTTAAGTGGTTTTTTGATTTCATAAGCACTCGGATGGTTTTAGAATTCTTATTGATTTTCCAATTTTTCAGAAGTTATCTTTCACATTTGTGGAGTGTTTCCTATAGTTTATTGAACTGTATCCATCAAgcatttttggatttgaaatggttttgttaatttgagagagagagagagagagggagggagtgaGCTAATTACCTTCCCTGGGCTTCTTAGTACAACGGAAGGAGGGCAGCGCGAATGAGTGATGCGCGATTTCTCAAGGCAATGGGTTTCTCAAGAAAAGAAAGTGATTCGTCAGGGAGGAGGGTAGCGGAAATGCAAAGAGCTGTgttttatagttttaattattttttgaaccTCACTTATCCATGTGGACATTTCGTCCATTTCGTGAGCTATAACGGGGCTTCTCTGTAGCATTGCTCTTCTGAacatatcttcatatatttggaGAGATCGTGTTCAGATATGATTAttgttttgtctttattttatttgctatttcttttttcttttttctttttgtatagaTCTCAACAGATCTTTATGTCTTTGAAGATATCTTCAGATTtcgttgtaatttttttacctCTCGATTAgtctatatttttaatatctgtTTGAcatttattgtatatttatttttctttctgacATTTATTGCACATCTGAAgacatttatttgctatttcttgattttatatgttttagtaGGGCTGTGCATCTGGATCCGGATATTCGGGAGCATTCGGATCCGGATCCGGCTTTTTAAAACCGGGCGGATATCCGCCCTGATAAATTTGGTCAAAATCCGGGCGGGTATCGGATTTGGACCCGGATATCCGGATAACCGATTTTATACccggttttttattttttataaatttttataacactttttaaaagacttttttttatattgctttcatgtttattttttttatataataaatatttttataggcattttaaaacttttttttttccattcaaatttttataaaataaaataaataataatagacatCTACACACaatactacatattacattgtttacatcacaatgcaaaacatcaattttacaAGGAACTCTTAGATTTACACTTAACAAATGGGATTTAAGCTTATTGACATTAGATAATTGAATTGGTTTCAAGAAGAAGTCTCCTTTGCTCCTTGTTCCAAGCATCTGACAAAACGATTcctgcaaattaaataaatcaaatatgagTTGATACAAACAACAATTTTGTGATTAGGGGAGAATTTACacgtaaaatttatttttagaaggaATAATTTTCCGTAAAAACTCTTAACATTCAACAGAGGCGGCAAATCAACATTAAGGAAGGTCCTCTCTCAGAACAAGCAAAGcgtaaaatcataaatatcacGCAAACGTTTTCCAACCCCAATCTTAAAATGTTACTCAACCGAGCAAAATAACAACATCCAATGGTTtggtaaaaaaagaaacaatctcAAAGCCATAACATTCAAACTCTCCTAGCAGCCAAACACAAAGGGAGTTAGAGCTTAAACTTGGGGAATAGCGAGAATAGGCTTTTGGGTCTTTTTTACTAGCGATTTGGGTGTTTTCAACCATTTTCTTGTCAGGTCAAAATCAATTTTGGATTAGAATGTGGGGTTGGTTTGGAGGTGGTAGTGAAAACAGAGCAAGTAAAAAAGTGAGgttttgagtttatatatatatatatatatatatatatataaatttgcaAAATCAGATCTTGTCTTCTCGTTCTAGGTTTCAaaatttgcaaataaaaaataaaaaatatttttagtagaaaaaacaaaacaaacacagatacaaatccaaacccaaaggataaaaaagaaaaaagtaaaacataGATAAGTCGACAGATTTGAGATTGAACAAATACGAGTACTATACCAACAGAAACTTAGATCTACAAGTATAGGAACTCAAATCTACAAACCCAGAAACTTAGATCTACAAACACATAAACTCAGATCTAAAAACACAGAAATAGATCTAGCCAAAGTGGTAAACAACCAACGAGAGAGGAAAGTGATATACAAATCGAGAAAGCAtctgaatattattttttagaagcaAAAAAGTACTCAcagttttacaaaatttatagtGTTGCGAGCATGTAGATCTATAAACACGTTTTTGCtagaagattttaaaaataagaaaacccaaaaagaagatCTACGAACACAGAATCTCAAATCTACAAATCTACAAATAcaagcttagagagagagaaagagaaagagctCACAGAGAAATAGATGTAGATGGGGGCTTCAGATGATCAAGCACGTACAAACCCTACGAGAGAGACAAGGATTGTGAGTCTGCTGTAATTTCAAGCTAAGAAAGTAAACAAAgcagaatgagagagagagagagagagagagggagtaaATCGAGAAGTGAGCctgagagagaggaaatgaaaaggtgattacttttttacttttgttttgggGAAGAGGAAACCTACgggttattaacttattatctTGGCCTCTTGGGTTACTACCTTAGCTTCAGCCTATTTGTAAAAGCCGGTTACGGATAATACCGGTTAAATACCGGATCCGTAACCGATCCGGGcggatataataattttatattcacCCGGATTGGCGGTTATCCTCCCGGATCATCCGGATTTCCAGATTTTTAACTGGATCGGAAAAAAATCCGATTCGGATGCACACCCTTATGTTTTAGGTAGTTTGTagcttgtaattttttaatttgcatgTGTGTGAACCACGTGATAAAAACAGATAGAATATATGATGTAATTGAAAACAGAAATGAACAGAGGCATATCagtttcaatataatttaaagccaatgaaaaattaattgataAGAATAGCCAAACAATTACATACGGTGTTAATTTTGAAAGTAAGAAGACATCAATCATATCTGTTTAGAtggtaattttgtttttttcaatttagCCTCTAGTTTTTGAACTTCTATATGTACCAACCATGTGATAAATGGTCtgcaatttgtaattttttttaatttacatgtaTGAACATGCCATAAGAGCAGATATGGTATATGGCATAATTGAAAGCAAAAACAAACAGACgcatatcattttcattatacttaaaaacaaagggaaaattAACTTTAGACAAGAAAAAGATCTACATACCTAGTTATTTTAGAAATTGCAAAGCGAGGAACAAATCTATCAACCCTGAGCATTTGCGATGTGAATGAGAGGATCTTGATTTAAAGGTGAGAAAATTAATAGCAAGAAGAATGTAAGAGGAAATGGAGTAGAAAGtaaagatgaagagaaatgcTCTTATATAAAGCGCCAAGCGGTGGAAGCGGCAGAAGAGAaggataagaaaaaattaaaaactatctgATTTTTACATTTCTGATAATACCAAACTGCAAACGGTCGAAGCGGTGCTAGatggtgataaaaaaaaaaaaaagttttatccaATTTCTACAAATCTGAGAATAATAAATGCCAAACGATCCAAGCAGTGACCGCTTCGCTTGGGAGGAAAAAAacgagatgaaaaaattaattagagaaGATAGTAGAACTTACAAGAAGTCTGTAAGAagtggaaaaggaaagaagattAAAATACATTCTAGAACAGAagtggaaaaggaaagaaaaacaaataccaAAGCAAGGGCAAaaatgcgaaaaaaaaaaaaccgacgAAACAACAACCCAAGGATACGaacgaaaaataaataaaaaagtagggGCAAAAATAAATACCAAAGCAAGGGCAATCCTGGCAAAAAAGCATGACACAACAGAAATTGAAGGACAACaacggaaaaagaaaagaaaaaacaaggacaaaaatgaaaaaaatagtggACGACACTTGCTTGCTTATTggcacttattatatataagataagataaatatatataaatacacacacatacactaGTGGAGGCGCAATATGCAATGCACGTTTGTTTAGTtggattttttaattgttttatagaaatttatccagaaaaatgttaaaaaaagttaaacaacaaaataagttataaatctGTTTTTTTCCCATCATTATTGTAGTTCTGGGTCATATTGGACAGGATCAATTGAGacaatattgaaatttttgtgtTGTTGTTGGTTGAATTTGTCTGGATTTGCTGTAAGCTGAATCATCCACTGTTTTTCTAAAGCTTGCAATACCAtgttttctataaatagtaaatgctcctgtatattaaatatttaatgagattaaataatcaacaaatgtataaataatttgcacatagaagaaaattgaatttaaacCTTAACAAATAACCAACAACAAACAGTATTGAGAACAGTgagtacaaaaaataaaaaccttaaCATTAAGCCAAACAAAACTTCCAATCATGTTAGACAAAAACAATAACTTAAATTTAGAACACCAAGgaataaaacttaaatatatatacaaacatataaataatttcaatattaaa
This window of the Juglans regia cultivar Chandler chromosome 12, Walnut 2.0, whole genome shotgun sequence genome carries:
- the LOC108985205 gene encoding PTI1-like tyrosine-protein kinase 3; the protein is MNKKSRMRRWLCCTYQEEESYPSNENERLKSPGNHTDGGPQRGAKVSPPVKSEVQKPPPPIEVPALSLDELKENTDNFGSKALIGEGSYGRVYYANLSNGKAVAVKKLDVSSEPESNTEFLSQVSRVSRLKHENLVELLGYYVEGNLRVLAYEFATMGSLHDILHGRKGVQGAQPGPTLDWMQRVRIAVDAARGLEYLHEKLQPFIIHRDIRSSNVLLFEDFKAKIADFNLSNQAPDMAARLHSTRVLGTFGYHAPEYAMTGQLTQKSDVYSFGVVLLELLTGRKPVDHTMPRGQQSLVTWATPRLSEDKVKQCVDPKLKGEYPPKGIAKLAAVAALCVQYEAEFRPNMSIVVKALQPLLRSPAPARDT